The Paenibacillus sp. FSL R7-0345 DNA segment CTGACCGTCAACTACCAGTACGACACGGTACTGAACGGCTTTGAGGTTTCCGTCCCGGCTAATGAAATTCCGAAGCTGGCCAAAATCTCCGGTGTTACCTCCATCTATCCGAACAGCACCTGGTACGCCCTTCCGGATGAAACGGTAACAGATGCTACTTACAGAAATGACAATGCCCCGCTGGAGCAGATTCATGCTGATTGGGCTGCTGAGCAGGGGATTACCGGTGCAGGCCTGAAAGTCGGCGTCATTGATACCGGTGTTGACTATCTGCACCCGGATATTGCACCGGCCTATAAGGGCGGTTACGACTCCTTTTATCAGGATGAAGATCCTTATGAAGAAGCACCTATTCCCGTCGAAGAAGATATATACGGCAAAGGCTATGCCGGAACCTCCCACGGAACGCATGTCTCCGGTACGATTATCGGACAATATGCCGCCAAAGGTGATGTTGCCCAAAAAGGGGTAGCACCAGGCGCTGAGCTGTACGCTTATAAAGTTCTGGGGCGCAACCTTGATGATCCGAGCACCTCTTCCGGTTCATCTGCCCAGGTTATCGACGGAATTGAGCATGCGGTTAAAGACGGCATGGATGTCATCAACCTGTCGCTCGGCTCCGATTCCGAAAAAGACGTAAACTCTCCTGACTCCATCGCCATCAATAATGCCGTACTCTCGGGCGTAGTAGCGGTTATTGCCAACGGTAACAACGGGGAAGCGGGCTATTTCTCCCTCGGCTCTCCTGCAGCGTCGCAGCTGGCCATTTCGGTTGGCGCTGTAAATAGTCCGATCAAAGCCTTCTCAGGTGCTTTCAAGGCGGAAATTGCAGATTCGGTAACTACCGTTACTTATTCTGAGTATTATGATTTCCACGTAATGGCCTATGAGCTCGGAAAATATAACTTCACCGATATTATCGGCACAGAACCGGTTGAGGTCGTTTACGCTGACCTTGGTGCAGATGAAGATTATCCGGATCGCGACATTACCGGCTCTGTAGTCTTGGTATCCCGCGGAGACCTGGCTTTTGTCGATAAAATTGCCATTGCCAAAGAGCACGGGGCCAAGGCCATCGTAATCTTTAACGGTAATGCCAACCCTGCCACGAAAGAGGCTATTCTTACCGAGAGTATCAAAGACCGTGACGGATTCATCGGCAGCAATCTCGGTGACGGATATGACTACATTCCAGCGTTCGATATTGAAGGCACTAAGGGACGTGCACTTGCCAGAGCCATTCTAGCGAATGATGGAAAACCGGTCTATTTCACCTTCGGGGATGAGTACGAGCAGACTCAGACTGCCGGTGATGAAATAACTTACTTCTCCTCCCTGGGCCCTAACGTGGATGGAAACCTCAGCATCAAACCTGATATCGTCGCTCCTGGTGATGGCGTATTGTCCACCTACCCGGCATACGGCGGGGATTACACTCAGGCATATCACCGCAGCAGCGGTACCAGCATGGCGACTCCGCATGTAGCAGGCTTGTCGCTCCTGATTAAACAGGCTCATCCGGATTACACACCGTTTGATATCCGCGCCGCTCTGGCGAACACTGCGGACCAGCTCCTTTATAAAGGTGCTCCGGAAGATCTGTACATTCAAGGTCCGGGCCGGGCAAACGTAGAGAATGCCATCAAGACACCAGCATTGCTCCAGGCTGTTGAACACATTACTATTCTCGACAAAAATTATTCAGCACAAAACGTAATCAACTATAATCCTTCCACAAGCTTTGGAACACTACTGCCAGGTGCAGCAGCTTCCAAAGAACTGCAGCTCAAAAATGTCAGCGGTAAAGAGCTTACTTACACCGCTTCTGTGGAATGGAACTATGATGATCTGGAGAATGTAACCGCAACGCTGGATAAAGCTACGGTAACAGCCTCCGCTTACGCTTCCGCCGGCTTTAATCTGACGGTTAATGTATCAGCCGATACTGAACCGCAGATGCTGCAGGGGAATATCGTTCTCACGTCTGCGGGACAACCTACCCTGCACCTGCCGTTCGCCATTAATGTTGATGAAACAACAAATCAGCCTGACTGGGGAACCGGAATTCAGGAACCAGTAATTACTTCACCGATTGTGTACAACAACTCGGGTGCAGTCCTTAATTTCAAACTGAAAGCTGAAGACATCAACTACTATGAAGTAGACCTGGTTGGTCTGGATGACAAAACTAAAGGTTACTTCCAGGTTGCAGCTACCGACTCGCCGGATAAATATTTCGAACCGGGTGACTACTCAACCGTTATCAGTGCTACCTACCATCCTTACAACAGTGACGGTGAACCAATCCTTGATGCAAACGGACAGCCCGCTGTTGCTTATATGACAGATGGCGTTTATAAGCTTCAAGTGCTGGGAATAAACGCCGAAGATAATTCCAAGCTGCCAATTAAGATTGATCAGTACGAAGATGAATTCTACACTACCTATACCTCATTCCGCTTTATTAACGAGCCGGCTCCAAACTCAGGAAACGGCGGCAATAATGGCGGCGGCGGTGGCGGTACAGTTACACCAACAACTCCGGTTGCCCCTGCTGCAGCTGCATCACTGATCGCAGAAGGAACAACCCCGGTTACCCTGACTCCGGCCACTGTGTCCAAAGACAGTGTAACTACAGTAACTGTAACCGACGACAATCTGAAAACTGCTCTGGCTAATGCCGCAGCAACCAAAACAGCTGTCGTAATTTCATTGCCTGCAACCACTGATACTGCGGTTGAACTGAATCTGACTGCAGCCCAGGTGACTCAGCTGGCCGGCATTCACGCCGATAGCAGCATTGTTGTTACAGTCAACGGTTCTGCCGTTGCCCTGCCGGTATCCCTGCTGAAATCCGCTCCTGCGGGCCAAAGCTTCAAGCTGGATATTAAACAGGCGCCGGAAGCTGCCGGCAAGCTGACAGCCAGCGTAGCCGGTTCCACGGTAATCGGGACTCCAATTACCTTTGAAGCTTCCTGGACCAGTGCAACAGGCAGCACGTATCTGACAACACCGAACAACCTGTTTATTAAGAGATCCTTTACTGTACCAGGTGCAATCCAGCCGAATACAGCAGGTGTTCTGTTCGAGGATGACGGAGTAGTTACTCCAGTCGCTTCTGTGTTCACACCGCAGAAAGACGGCACTACAATCGTTACTGTTAGCCGTCCAGGCTTCTCGACTTACGCTGCAGTAAGCAAGCCGGCCGCAGCATTTACAGATATTTCCGCTTCTTCTTCGGCTGAAGCGATCCAGGCGCTGGCTAACAAGCTGATCATCCAGGGCACATCGGCAACAACCTTCTCGCCTAAGAGCAGCCTGACCCGTGCCGAGTTCACCGCACTGTTGACCCGCGCGCTCGGACTGCGGACAGATGCCAACGTGACCTTCACAGATGTAAGCTCCACTGCCTGGTATGCCCAGGATGTGGCCGCTGCTTCCAAAGCAGGCCTGATTCTCGGAATCGGCAACGGTAAATTTGCACCAACCCAGAATGTAACCCGCCAGGAGCTGGCAGTGATTCTGGACAGAGCGCTTAAATTAACCGGCACTGAACTGAAGAGTGCCAACCCTTCCTTCACAACGTATAGTGACAGCGCCAAAGTAGCTCCTTACGCGAAGGATAGCCTGCAGACCCTGTCGGCAGCCGGCATCATCGGCAGCGATACAGGCTCCAGCTTCAATCCGGTTGCTCCGGCAACCCGTGAAGCAGCCGCTGCTGCACTGTACCAGCTGCTTAACAAGATCGGCCTGATCGAGTAGTTCTTTATTGCTCAGCCTGCTAATAACCTCTACGGAGGCTGATAGCAGGCTGGAATGTAAAAGGATCGTGCAGCGGCCCAATGAGCCGCCCTGCACGATCCTTTTTTTATAAGCTCTAACATCAAAAACCCCCGGCTCCGCGTTACCTCGCGAATCCGGGGGTTGGTTTAAATTCATTACTAAAACTTAGTCACCGCGAAAGGCACGCTTTACACGGTCAAAGAATGATTGCTCCTGCTCATGCGTATTCTCGCCGTTGTGGGAAGCGAACTGGCGGAGCAGGTCCTTCTGCTCATCGCTTAGCTTGCTTGGCGTTACCACGACTACCCGCACATGCTGGTCGCCAGTTCCGCTGCCGCGCAGGTGTGGAACTCCTTTGCCTCTGAGGCGGAAGAAGGTGCCTGTCTGGGTTCCCGCAGGAATCTTGAGCTTCACCTTTTCGGTCAGGGTAGGAATTTCAATCTCATCACCAAGTGCTGCCTGAGCGAATGTCAGGGGAACCTCACACATGATATCATCGTTCTCGCGCTCGAAGAACTCATGGTTCTTCACACGGATGACAATGTACAGGTCACCGGCAGGACCGCCGCGCGTTCCGCCTTCACCTTCACCAGTCATGCGCAGCTGAGCGCCGTCATCTACGCCGGCTGGAATACGCACATGGATCTTGCGCTGCTTCCTAACCTTGCCCTGGCCTGCGCAAGTCGTACATTTTTCTTTAATGATTTTGCCGGTTCCGCTGCAATGGGAGCAGGGACGGCGGTTGCGCATCTGTCCAAGCGGGGTGTTCTGCACGAATTCCTGCTGGCCGCTGCCGTGGCAGACGGAACAGGTCTCCGGCTTCGTACCCGGTTTAGCCCCGGAGCCAAAGCAGGTGTCGCAGGACTCTGTACGCGGAATGGTAATGTCGGTTTCTTTGCCGAATACCGCTTCCTTGAATTCAATGGTCATTGTGTACTGCAAATCGCCGCCGCGCTGCGGGGCATTCGGATCACGGCGTCCGCCGCCTCCGCCGAAGAACATGTCGAAGATATCTCCGAGTCCGCCGCCGAAATCTCCGCCGCCAAAGCCGCCGCCCATACCCTGGTTAGGATCGATATGGCCGTACTGGTCATAACGTGCGCGCTGCTGGCCGTCGCTCAGCACATCGTAAGCTTCCTTCACTTCCTTGAACTTGGCTTCAGCATCGCTCGCCTTGTTGACGTCCGGATGATACTGGCGCGCCAGCTTGCGGTAGGCCTTCTTTATTTCATCTTCAGATGCATCTCTTCCGAGACCCAGCACCTCATAAAAATCGCGTTTATCTGCCACTGCTTTCACCTCCGTACATCAGTACTCAATTCCCCTGTAACATGTCAAGTAGAAACGACTTTACCGTCCTAAACAGGACGGTATCCGTTTCTGCGAGAAATATAAGGATTATTTATAGCGTAAAACATATAAATTCTTATATTTTAAAAGGAAAGCCAAAACACGGGATGCCCCGGTCTTGACCTTCCCTTCGTACAGAATAAACTTATCGTTTAAGGTTACCCTTGATTCTTCTCGTCGTCAACAACCTCATAGTCAGCGTCAACAACATTATCCTTTTTAGCGCCTTCCGGAGCCCCTTCAGCACCTTGTTGCTCCTGTGCAGCCTGCTCATACAGCTTCACGGATAATTGCTGTACAATCTCATTCAGTGCTTCTGTAGCCGCGTTGATTTCTTCCAGGTTATCGGTTTCCAGTGCCGCTTTTACTTTATCCTTAGCAGCATTGGCTTTTTCGATTTCGGAAGCATCTACTTTATCGCCAAGATCTTTGATTACTTTATCTGTGGAATACACGAGCTGGTCAGCATTGTTCTTCGCTTCAACCAGTTCTTTGCGCTTGCGGTCTTCCTCAGCGTGCAGCTCGGCATCCTTCATCATTTGTTCAACTTCAGCATCGCTCAGGCCGCTGGAAGAAGTGATCGTGATCTTCTGGCTCTTGTTCGTGCCTTTGTCTGTTGCCGATACATTAACAATACCGTTAGCGTCGATGTCAAAAGTAACTTCGATTTGCGGTACGCCGCGCGGTGCCGGCGGGATCTCGTTCAGCATGAAGCGTCCCAGTGTCTTATTGCCGTTCGCCATTTGGCGCTCACCCTGCAATACGTGAATTTCCACGCTTGGCTGGTTGTCGGCAAAGGTCGAGAACACCTGGGATTTGCTTGTAGGAATAGTAGTGTTACGCTCGATCATCTTCGTGAATACGCCGCCTGCAGTTTCAATACCGAGGGACAGCGGAGTTACGTCAAGCAGTACCACGTCTTTAACATCACCAGTCAATACGCCTGCTTGAACTGCAGCACCCAGGGCTACTACTTCGTCCGGGTTAACGCCTTTGTGCGGATCTTTGCCGGTAAGCTTCTTGATCGCATCCTGTACGGCAGGAATACGGGTGGAACCGCCGACTAGCACGATTCTGTCCAGGTCAGCAGGAGTCATGCCTGCATCGCTCAGCGCCTGGCGTGTAGGTCCCAGTGTGCGTTCTACCAGTCCTGCAGTCAGTTCGTCGAACTTGGCACGGGTAAGGTTAACTTCCAAGTGCTGAGGCACGCCGTCAACAACCGTGATGAACGGAAGGGATACAGTGGTAGTCAGTACGCCGGACAGTTCTTTTTTCGCTTTTTCAGCAGCATCCTTCAGACGTTGTACAGCAGCCTTGTCCTTGCTCAGGTCAATACCCTGCTCTTTCTTGAATTCAGCTACGAGGAAGTCCATAACAACCTGGTCAAAATCGTCGCCGCCCAGACGGTTATCACCGCTGGTAGCTTTTACTTCGAAGAAGCCGTCGCCCAGCTCAAGGATCGATACGTCGAATGTACCGCCGCCCAGGTCATATACGAGAATGGTCTGGTCTTCAGCCTTCTCAAGACCGTAAGCAAGCGCTGCAGCCGTTGGCTCATTGACAATACGCAGAACTTCAAGGCCGGCAATTTTACCAGCATCCTTGGTTGCCTGACGCTGGCTGTCATTGAAATAAGCCGGAACTGTAATAACCGCCTGGGTAACAGTCTGTCCAAGATATGCTTCAGCATCGGATTTCAGCTTCTGAAGGATCATTGCGGAAATTTCCTGTGCAGAGTAGTCTTTGCCGTCGATGCTTTCTTTGTGGTTCGTACCCATATGACGCTTAATCGAAGCGATTGTACGGTCAGGGTTAGTGATCGCCTGGCGTTTTGCTGTTTCGCCGACGATGCGCTCGCCGTCTTTCTTAAAGCCTACAACCGAAGGGGTTGTACGCGCGCCTTCCGGATTAGGAATAACGACGGCTTCGCCGCCTTCCATAACGGCAACGCAAGAGTTGGTGGTTCCAAGGTCAATCCCGATTACTTTACTCACTGTAATATGCCTCCTCAAAATGTTATGGAGCCCAGGCTCCAGCAAATGTATAAATAGTTAGAAAACTCAGATGCCAAAGTATATTGACAGACTACATGCTGACTTTGACCATGGCCGGACGAAGAACCTTATCCTTCAGGAGATAGCCCTTCTGGACCTCTTCCGTCACGATGCCTTCCTCGTGCTCCTCGCTCTCCACCTGCATAATCGCCTGATGATATTCAGGGTTAAATGGCTGTCCTACCGTTTCCATCGCTGTAAGGCCTTCAGACTTCAATACCCCTTCCAGCTGACGGAAAATCATGTTGATGCCTTTGGTGAAGGCCTCCGATTCAGTGCCGCCCGGAGCAGTGACCAGCGCACGTTCAAAATTGTCGAGTACCGGAAGCAATTCTGTAACGAGCTTGGAAGTGGCATACTGCGCCAGTTCCTCTTTCTCCTTCTGGGTACGGCGGCGGAAGTTATCAAAATCCGCCTGCACGCGCAGTGTACGGGCCTGAGCCTCTTCTGCCAGCTCCTGGAGGCGCTTAGCAGCTTCACCGCTATTAGAAGCCTCCTCGATATCTGCCGTGCTTTCTGCAACGGCTTCGGCCTCATCGGCCGCCAGGGTTTCATTTGCTGCCTCGTCATTCCATTCATTCGGATCTTGAACCTGTTCCTCTTTCAAGTTGTCTTCACCTCCTTCAATTCATTCACGCAAATCAATTACACTCTGTTCACTTATAC contains these protein-coding regions:
- the grpE gene encoding nucleotide exchange factor GrpE, coding for MKEEQVQDPNEWNDEAANETLAADEAEAVAESTADIEEASNSGEAAKRLQELAEEAQARTLRVQADFDNFRRRTQKEKEELAQYATSKLVTELLPVLDNFERALVTAPGGTESEAFTKGINMIFRQLEGVLKSEGLTAMETVGQPFNPEYHQAIMQVESEEHEEGIVTEEVQKGYLLKDKVLRPAMVKVSM
- a CDS encoding S8 family serine peptidase, which translates into the protein MEWNKLPRKLSVITLSLGVTAGMIPGAAFAASSSQTPTSTKSLTSITQTSNQTYISPQINTKSSGNVRVIVQLSGQPAAVGKYAAKQGISTLSQASAEAAVKSQQSEVLGKADDLGIDLTVNYQYDTVLNGFEVSVPANEIPKLAKISGVTSIYPNSTWYALPDETVTDATYRNDNAPLEQIHADWAAEQGITGAGLKVGVIDTGVDYLHPDIAPAYKGGYDSFYQDEDPYEEAPIPVEEDIYGKGYAGTSHGTHVSGTIIGQYAAKGDVAQKGVAPGAELYAYKVLGRNLDDPSTSSGSSAQVIDGIEHAVKDGMDVINLSLGSDSEKDVNSPDSIAINNAVLSGVVAVIANGNNGEAGYFSLGSPAASQLAISVGAVNSPIKAFSGAFKAEIADSVTTVTYSEYYDFHVMAYELGKYNFTDIIGTEPVEVVYADLGADEDYPDRDITGSVVLVSRGDLAFVDKIAIAKEHGAKAIVIFNGNANPATKEAILTESIKDRDGFIGSNLGDGYDYIPAFDIEGTKGRALARAILANDGKPVYFTFGDEYEQTQTAGDEITYFSSLGPNVDGNLSIKPDIVAPGDGVLSTYPAYGGDYTQAYHRSSGTSMATPHVAGLSLLIKQAHPDYTPFDIRAALANTADQLLYKGAPEDLYIQGPGRANVENAIKTPALLQAVEHITILDKNYSAQNVINYNPSTSFGTLLPGAAASKELQLKNVSGKELTYTASVEWNYDDLENVTATLDKATVTASAYASAGFNLTVNVSADTEPQMLQGNIVLTSAGQPTLHLPFAINVDETTNQPDWGTGIQEPVITSPIVYNNSGAVLNFKLKAEDINYYEVDLVGLDDKTKGYFQVAATDSPDKYFEPGDYSTVISATYHPYNSDGEPILDANGQPAVAYMTDGVYKLQVLGINAEDNSKLPIKIDQYEDEFYTTYTSFRFINEPAPNSGNGGNNGGGGGGTVTPTTPVAPAAAASLIAEGTTPVTLTPATVSKDSVTTVTVTDDNLKTALANAAATKTAVVISLPATTDTAVELNLTAAQVTQLAGIHADSSIVVTVNGSAVALPVSLLKSAPAGQSFKLDIKQAPEAAGKLTASVAGSTVIGTPITFEASWTSATGSTYLTTPNNLFIKRSFTVPGAIQPNTAGVLFEDDGVVTPVASVFTPQKDGTTIVTVSRPGFSTYAAVSKPAAAFTDISASSSAEAIQALANKLIIQGTSATTFSPKSSLTRAEFTALLTRALGLRTDANVTFTDVSSTAWYAQDVAAASKAGLILGIGNGKFAPTQNVTRQELAVILDRALKLTGTELKSANPSFTTYSDSAKVAPYAKDSLQTLSAAGIIGSDTGSSFNPVAPATREAAAAALYQLLNKIGLIE
- the dnaJ gene encoding molecular chaperone DnaJ; the protein is MADKRDFYEVLGLGRDASEDEIKKAYRKLARQYHPDVNKASDAEAKFKEVKEAYDVLSDGQQRARYDQYGHIDPNQGMGGGFGGGDFGGGLGDIFDMFFGGGGGRRDPNAPQRGGDLQYTMTIEFKEAVFGKETDITIPRTESCDTCFGSGAKPGTKPETCSVCHGSGQQEFVQNTPLGQMRNRRPCSHCSGTGKIIKEKCTTCAGQGKVRKQRKIHVRIPAGVDDGAQLRMTGEGEGGTRGGPAGDLYIVIRVKNHEFFERENDDIMCEVPLTFAQAALGDEIEIPTLTEKVKLKIPAGTQTGTFFRLRGKGVPHLRGSGTGDQHVRVVVVTPSKLSDEQKDLLRQFASHNGENTHEQEQSFFDRVKRAFRGD
- the dnaK gene encoding molecular chaperone DnaK, which gives rise to MSKVIGIDLGTTNSCVAVMEGGEAVVIPNPEGARTTPSVVGFKKDGERIVGETAKRQAITNPDRTIASIKRHMGTNHKESIDGKDYSAQEISAMILQKLKSDAEAYLGQTVTQAVITVPAYFNDSQRQATKDAGKIAGLEVLRIVNEPTAAALAYGLEKAEDQTILVYDLGGGTFDVSILELGDGFFEVKATSGDNRLGGDDFDQVVMDFLVAEFKKEQGIDLSKDKAAVQRLKDAAEKAKKELSGVLTTTVSLPFITVVDGVPQHLEVNLTRAKFDELTAGLVERTLGPTRQALSDAGMTPADLDRIVLVGGSTRIPAVQDAIKKLTGKDPHKGVNPDEVVALGAAVQAGVLTGDVKDVVLLDVTPLSLGIETAGGVFTKMIERNTTIPTSKSQVFSTFADNQPSVEIHVLQGERQMANGNKTLGRFMLNEIPPAPRGVPQIEVTFDIDANGIVNVSATDKGTNKSQKITITSSSGLSDAEVEQMMKDAELHAEEDRKRKELVEAKNNADQLVYSTDKVIKDLGDKVDASEIEKANAAKDKVKAALETDNLEEINAATEALNEIVQQLSVKLYEQAAQEQQGAEGAPEGAKKDNVVDADYEVVDDEKNQG